One Candidatus Hydrogenedentota bacterium DNA segment encodes these proteins:
- a CDS encoding sigma-70 family RNA polymerase sigma factor, with amino-acid sequence MGRSDEVLLEQWQRRRDADAFAELVQRHSGMVFSSCKRILRDPSLAEDVAQECFVALLQTRECVRASLGAWLHRIAVRRSIDRLRSDSRRRAREAAFAEPAATSVERNVAVDELLAHVDEAIADLADEYKPIVIGRFLENRTHADIARDLEMPESTVRHRLERGVERIRESLRKQGITVAVTSIVAALEQSAEAAPVALAARLNKLAVSGSAVAPVVVGGAAAAWLKAGLTVVVAAALGTGIWQVARSREIAVRETPASTVKTSANTANPVANAPIAPPRANAIPASAISINPAPVSADTSLSISGRVYDAKTGMGIFDVRVIARPNEGSAVQIAEAMTDAEGRYAINALHAGEYSVLLAGVPGYPLDLNSQVRKVTLTLGEVARDVDFALKKGIRIAGTVVSAEGNPVTDAVVLGVTFGSGRLFRARSAEGGAFVLFMTEPSDNLILRAETEDAESATLRDLSFTEDGLEGVTLTLDQIRTASISGEVVLPDGTPMKGAQLDLTRVDQGEELSWRNEETDTDGKFAIDRLASGEYSVLVTPAEIEYTSTDEEYLRIHLEPGQAVSGIRIVYGEKGGMAIAGRVIDSAGKPVANADVICHFGTESETAHTDADGRFMVTGLENKRYFLTVLHGQEMSRNVRFMAGTMDAEIVLPGKGIIVGRVLHADTGEPVRSFSFAYGKGNWIRDTLFRSSNRKAGTNGGFEISDIEEGEVPVAAWAPGFAPDAKLVTIKANEETHVELRLKEAAPFEGMVVNQEGEPIAGATVYFERSPELSDIKNAAAAHTDAEGRYKIESLPDIAKTICAFHSGYGIGATPVRGDGRIVLPAEASIEGMVTREDATVDARVSISYREEPQFMSDHRRLAPDGTYRFTCLSPGTAVVRVSERNGPSVERAVTIQAGQNLAADFTIERGTGEVVGAILDNGHPVTDVQLELRRIDGDSIESRRVFVDGDGGFQFDEVPAGELTLELERGGELADDARRKYEVKMTLREGETITQKIDLSQLR; translated from the coding sequence ATGGGCAGATCCGATGAGGTGCTATTGGAGCAGTGGCAGCGGCGGCGCGATGCGGACGCGTTCGCGGAGTTGGTGCAGCGACATTCGGGGATGGTCTTTTCCTCCTGCAAGCGCATCCTGCGCGATCCCTCGCTCGCGGAAGACGTGGCGCAGGAATGTTTTGTGGCGCTGCTGCAGACCAGGGAGTGCGTGCGCGCCTCGCTCGGCGCGTGGCTACACCGCATAGCGGTGCGCCGGAGCATCGATCGCCTGCGAAGCGATTCGCGCCGGCGCGCCCGCGAAGCAGCATTCGCGGAGCCGGCAGCAACGAGCGTGGAAAGGAATGTCGCCGTGGACGAACTGCTGGCGCATGTCGATGAAGCTATCGCGGATCTTGCCGACGAGTACAAGCCCATCGTCATCGGGAGGTTTCTGGAAAACCGGACGCACGCGGATATCGCACGTGATTTGGAAATGCCCGAGTCGACAGTGCGGCACCGCCTGGAGCGAGGTGTCGAACGTATTCGCGAATCGTTGCGAAAACAGGGAATCACGGTTGCCGTGACGAGCATCGTCGCGGCATTGGAACAATCGGCCGAAGCCGCTCCCGTAGCCTTGGCGGCGCGGTTGAACAAACTGGCGGTTTCGGGAAGCGCCGTCGCCCCAGTTGTTGTTGGCGGCGCGGCTGCGGCGTGGTTAAAGGCGGGACTTACCGTGGTTGTGGCGGCGGCGCTTGGCACGGGGATTTGGCAGGTCGCGAGAAGCCGGGAAATTGCCGTGCGCGAGACTCCGGCGAGTACAGTGAAGACGAGCGCGAACACTGCAAATCCGGTTGCGAACGCGCCGATAGCGCCACCTCGCGCGAATGCCATTCCGGCCTCCGCGATTTCCATCAATCCAGCGCCAGTGTCGGCAGATACATCGTTGTCGATTAGTGGGCGCGTATACGATGCAAAAACAGGGATGGGCATCTTCGATGTGCGCGTGATAGCGAGGCCGAACGAAGGCAGCGCCGTACAGATAGCGGAGGCGATGACGGATGCGGAGGGACGGTATGCAATCAACGCGTTGCACGCCGGGGAATATAGCGTCCTGCTGGCCGGTGTCCCGGGGTATCCGCTCGATCTGAATTCCCAGGTGCGGAAAGTGACGCTGACACTGGGCGAGGTCGCGCGAGACGTTGACTTCGCGTTGAAGAAGGGTATCCGTATTGCCGGAACGGTAGTGTCGGCCGAAGGAAACCCCGTGACCGATGCGGTTGTGCTGGGCGTGACGTTCGGAAGCGGTCGTCTTTTTAGAGCACGCTCTGCGGAGGGAGGGGCGTTTGTATTGTTCATGACCGAGCCGTCGGACAATCTAATCTTGCGCGCCGAGACCGAGGACGCGGAGTCGGCGACGCTGCGCGATCTTTCGTTTACCGAGGACGGCCTGGAAGGAGTCACGCTCACGCTGGATCAGATTAGGACTGCGTCCATCAGCGGCGAGGTGGTGCTACCGGACGGGACGCCCATGAAAGGCGCGCAACTCGACCTAACGCGCGTGGATCAAGGCGAGGAATTGTCTTGGCGAAACGAAGAAACCGATACGGACGGAAAATTCGCGATCGACAGATTGGCGAGCGGGGAGTATTCGGTCCTCGTGACGCCGGCGGAAATCGAATACACCTCAACGGACGAGGAGTACTTACGCATTCATCTTGAACCCGGCCAAGCAGTCAGCGGAATTCGCATCGTATACGGCGAAAAGGGCGGCATGGCAATTGCCGGCCGCGTGATCGACAGCGCGGGAAAGCCGGTCGCGAACGCGGACGTCATTTGTCATTTCGGGACTGAGTCGGAGACGGCCCACACGGACGCGGACGGAAGGTTCATGGTGACGGGTCTGGAGAACAAGCGCTACTTTCTGACGGTATTACACGGTCAAGAAATGAGTCGGAACGTGCGCTTTATGGCGGGCACCATGGACGCGGAAATCGTGCTGCCGGGTAAGGGCATTATCGTCGGAAGAGTCCTGCACGCAGATACGGGTGAACCCGTTCGCTCATTCTCTTTCGCATACGGCAAAGGCAATTGGATTCGCGATACCCTGTTTCGTAGCAGCAATCGAAAGGCCGGAACGAACGGCGGGTTTGAGATCTCCGATATAGAGGAGGGGGAAGTGCCGGTTGCTGCATGGGCGCCGGGCTTTGCGCCGGATGCCAAACTTGTGACGATAAAAGCAAACGAAGAGACGCACGTAGAACTGCGTTTGAAAGAAGCCGCGCCGTTCGAGGGTATGGTGGTGAACCAGGAAGGCGAACCCATCGCCGGAGCGACCGTGTATTTCGAAAGATCACCGGAGTTGAGCGATATCAAAAACGCGGCCGCAGCGCATACGGACGCCGAGGGACGCTACAAAATAGAGAGTCTGCCCGACATCGCGAAAACGATCTGCGCGTTTCACTCGGGTTACGGAATTGGTGCAACACCGGTCCGGGGAGACGGACGGATTGTGTTGCCGGCCGAAGCAAGCATCGAGGGGATGGTCACACGCGAAGACGCGACGGTGGACGCGAGGGTGAGCATTTCCTACCGCGAAGAGCCGCAATTTATGTCCGACCACAGGCGATTAGCACCGGACGGCACGTATCGGTTCACGTGCCTGTCGCCGGGCACTGCAGTAGTTCGTGTTAGCGAGCGAAACGGACCTTCTGTAGAACGGGCCGTCACCATACAGGCGGGTCAAAATCTGGCTGCTGACTTTACGATCGAACGTGGCACGGGAGAAGTGGTCGGCGCCATTCTCGACAATGGACACCCCGTCACGGATGTGCAGCTCGAACTGCGGCGAATCGATGGTGATTCGATCGAGAGCAGACGGGTGTTTGTGGATGGGGATGGCGGCTTTCAGTTTGATGAGGTCCCTGCGGGCGAATTGACGTTGGAACTCGAACGCGGTGGCGAATTGGCTGATGACGCGCGGCGCAAGTATGAAGTCAAAATGACGCTTCGAGAGGGCGAGACAATTACGCAGAAGATCGATTTGTCCCAGCTACGATAG
- the folD gene encoding bifunctional methylenetetrahydrofolate dehydrogenase/methenyltetrahydrofolate cyclohydrolase FolD, which translates to MPALVLDGKALSKQLESELSARVAVIRDKRGGVAPVLATILVGNDPASATYVKMKGNACERVGMQSRKVTLPEETATDQLFAAIDELNADTNVNGILLQHPVPKQIDERACFDRIAIEKDVDGVTCLGFGRMAMKEPAYGSATPAGIMRLLKHYQIPLAGKDAVVVGRSPILGKPMALMLLNADATVTICHSKTKSLDEIVRRADIVVGAVGIPQFIKGDWVKDGAVVIDAGYHPGGVGDIELSAVIDRASAYTPVPGGVGPMTIATLIAQTVEAAESQ; encoded by the coding sequence ATGCCCGCACTCGTGCTCGATGGCAAGGCGCTCTCGAAACAACTCGAATCCGAACTTTCCGCGCGCGTGGCCGTGATCAGAGACAAGCGTGGCGGCGTTGCGCCGGTGCTCGCGACGATTCTCGTCGGGAACGATCCCGCTTCCGCCACGTACGTGAAAATGAAGGGCAACGCGTGCGAACGCGTGGGCATGCAGTCGCGCAAAGTCACGTTGCCGGAAGAGACGGCGACCGATCAATTGTTCGCGGCCATCGATGAACTAAATGCCGACACAAACGTGAACGGGATTCTGCTCCAACATCCCGTCCCGAAACAGATCGACGAGCGCGCGTGTTTCGACCGAATCGCCATCGAAAAGGACGTCGATGGCGTCACCTGCCTCGGATTCGGGCGCATGGCAATGAAAGAACCTGCGTACGGTTCTGCCACGCCCGCGGGCATTATGCGCCTGTTAAAGCACTACCAAATCCCGCTCGCGGGGAAGGACGCTGTCGTCGTGGGCCGCAGCCCGATCCTCGGCAAGCCGATGGCCCTCATGCTCCTCAACGCCGACGCCACCGTCACCATCTGCCACTCGAAAACTAAGAGCCTCGACGAGATCGTCCGCCGCGCGGACATCGTCGTGGGCGCGGTCGGCATTCCGCAATTCATCAAGGGAGATTGGGTTAAAGACGGCGCCGTCGTCATCGACGCCGGCTACCACCCCGGCGGCGTCGGCGACATCGAACTCTCCGCCGTCATCGACCGCGCCAGCGCCTATACTCCGGTCCCCGGCGGCGTCGGCCCCATGACCATCGCCACCCTCATCGCGCAGACGGTCGAGGCCGCGGAATCGCAATAG